Proteins from a single region of Stegostoma tigrinum isolate sSteTig4 unplaced genomic scaffold, sSteTig4.hap1 scaffold_520, whole genome shotgun sequence:
- the LOC132208721 gene encoding uncharacterized protein LOC132208721 isoform X1 codes for MTEEQKFTFLHSSKKAGTQINNHLTMHVCNGGYRGTKNAELLSCVLLKGTTLSIVIPIVLSYQSVCIPGRMCSCGLRSCGGHGSGTAVSLPDAAEHAPEERAQRIAKAVRKQSIEVKENWEQLKIRASNWQKQVEKALEKLQELLKALDDLEAHVITAEGVHTDWQPVSDLLIDSLQDHIDKTTGKDYLQNLRLGFERQQPLFWRDNWNCRCWRMRDNNVWSWMKTAGQSAS; via the exons atgactgaagaacagaaatttacctttctccattcgagcaaaaaagcaggcacacaaataaataatcatctaacaatgcatgtgtgcaacggaggctacagagggactaaaaatgccgaattgttgtcatgcgtattgctgaaagg taccacgctgagtattgttatcccgatagttctttcgtatcagtccgtgtgtattcctgggcgaatgtgctcgtgtggtctcaggagttgcggaggtcacggctctgggacagccgtttcattGCCCgatgctgcag aacatgccccggaagagagagcccagagaattgccaaagctgtccgcaaacagtcaatagaagtgaaggaaaattgggaacaactgaaaatccgtgcgagcaactggcagaaacaggtggaaaaggcgttggagaaacttcaagaactgctgaaagctctggatgatcttgaggctcacgtgataacagctgagggggtccacactgattggcaacctgtgagtgacctgcttattgactcattgcaggatcacattgataaaaccaca ggtaaggactatcttcaaaatctgagattgggttttgaaagacagcagcctttgttttggagagataattggaactgcagatgctggagaatgcgagataacaacgtgtggagctggatgaagacagcaggccaatcagcatcttag
- the LOC132208721 gene encoding utrophin-like isoform X2 produces the protein MCSCGLRSCGGHGSGTAVSLPDAAEHAPEERAQRIAKAVRKQSIEVKENWEQLKIRASNWQKQVEKALEKLQELLKALDDLEAHVITAEGVHTDWQPVSDLLIDSLQDHIDKTTGKDYLQNLRLGFERQQPLFWRDNWNCRCWRMRDNNVWSWMKTAGQSAS, from the exons atgtgctcgtgtggtctcaggagttgcggaggtcacggctctgggacagccgtttcattGCCCgatgctgcag aacatgccccggaagagagagcccagagaattgccaaagctgtccgcaaacagtcaatagaagtgaaggaaaattgggaacaactgaaaatccgtgcgagcaactggcagaaacaggtggaaaaggcgttggagaaacttcaagaactgctgaaagctctggatgatcttgaggctcacgtgataacagctgagggggtccacactgattggcaacctgtgagtgacctgcttattgactcattgcaggatcacattgataaaaccaca ggtaaggactatcttcaaaatctgagattgggttttgaaagacagcagcctttgttttggagagataattggaactgcagatgctggagaatgcgagataacaacgtgtggagctggatgaagacagcaggccaatcagcatcttag